In the genome of Ignavibacteriales bacterium, one region contains:
- a CDS encoding type I restriction endonuclease subunit R, whose product MIKEAQIEESFISKLNDLKYGYRPEIRDRETLEKNFREKFQLLNRVNLTDSEFKRLKEEIITPDVFLSSKKLRERNTFEREDGTPLHYTLVNIKDWCKNEFEVINQLRINTENSFQRYDVIILINGIPVVQVELKSLEISHRRAMQQIVDYKNDTGNGYTNSLLCFMQLFIVSNRTTTYYFANNNNSHFSFNADEQFLPIYQLASEDNKKITHLDDFSDKFLSKCTLAQMISKYMVLVVSEQKLLVMRPYQIYAVKAIVDCIHQNRGNGYIWHTTGSGKTLTSFKASTLLKDNPDIEKCLFVVDRKDLDRQTREEFNKFQEGCVEENTNTETLVRRMLSEDYADKVIVCTIQKLGIILDENSKRNLQKADKGIPTFKKRLEPLKNARVVFIFDECHRSQFGDNHKAIKEFFPNAQLFGFTGTPIFEDNASYKQVDGTVGSYKTTKDIFQKQLHAYTITHAIDDRNVLRFHIDYFKPEKKVEPGTTQHKKAAVEKILDKHDAATHNKRFNGIFATSSINDAIEYYGLFKTTQAEKLKEDSNYQSLNIACVFSPPAEGNKDVEQLQDDLLQEKEDNKQAPEEKKKALEAIIKDYNSQYSTNHKLSEFDLYYQDLQQRIKFQKYTNADYPHKNKVDLVIVVDMLLTGFDSHYLNTLYVDKNLKYHGLIQAFSRTNRILNATKPYGNILDFRQPQSEVDKAIALFSGEDIQRAKEIWLVDPAPKVIVDYEKAVAEMSKFMQKNNLVAEPQEVYNIKGDTAKIEFINRFKEVQRLKTQLDQYTDLSEEQKTKIETVLPEDQLRSFRSSYLETAKKLKELQQKDGDTSSDIQQLDFEFVLFASATIDYDYIMALIAKYTQNKPAKQKMSREQLISLLSSSSNLMDERDDIAEYIKSLEAGKALNETEIKNGYQTFKAEKYTKELSAIANKQGLEITTLQNFVDGILNRMIFDGEQLTELLSPLDLSWKERRLKELSLMEDLLPVLKSLTQGREISGLKAYE is encoded by the coding sequence ATGATTAAAGAAGCACAAATAGAAGAAAGTTTTATATCAAAGTTAAACGACCTGAAATATGGTTACAGACCGGAGATTAGAGACCGCGAAACACTTGAAAAGAATTTCCGTGAAAAATTTCAACTGCTCAACCGTGTTAATCTTACCGACTCTGAATTTAAACGCTTAAAAGAAGAGATTATCACCCCCGATGTTTTTCTTTCTTCTAAAAAACTGCGTGAAAGAAATACCTTTGAAAGAGAAGATGGTACTCCACTTCATTATACATTAGTCAATATAAAAGATTGGTGCAAAAACGAATTTGAAGTAATCAATCAACTCCGCATTAATACTGAAAACAGCTTTCAGCGTTATGATGTTATTATTTTGATTAACGGTATTCCTGTTGTGCAGGTTGAACTAAAGAGTTTAGAAATAAGCCATCGCAGGGCTATGCAGCAAATCGTTGATTATAAAAACGATACCGGCAATGGTTATACAAACTCACTTCTCTGTTTTATGCAGCTTTTTATTGTAAGCAATCGCACTACTACATATTACTTTGCAAACAATAACAACTCTCATTTTAGCTTCAATGCTGATGAACAGTTTTTACCTATCTATCAACTTGCAAGTGAAGACAATAAAAAGATAACACATCTTGATGATTTCTCAGATAAGTTTTTGAGTAAATGCACCTTGGCTCAGATGATAAGCAAATATATGGTGCTTGTTGTTAGTGAGCAAAAACTGTTAGTGATGAGACCTTATCAGATTTATGCAGTAAAAGCTATTGTAGATTGCATTCACCAGAACAGGGGCAATGGTTATATCTGGCACACAACAGGTAGCGGTAAAACTCTTACTTCATTTAAGGCATCAACTCTGCTTAAAGACAATCCAGATATTGAAAAATGTTTGTTTGTGGTAGATAGAAAAGATCTTGATAGGCAAACGCGTGAGGAGTTTAATAAATTCCAGGAAGGTTGTGTTGAAGAAAACACAAATACCGAAACTCTTGTAAGAAGAATGTTGTCGGAAGATTATGCTGATAAAGTAATTGTGTGTACTATACAAAAGTTAGGAATCATACTTGATGAAAATAGTAAACGCAATCTACAAAAAGCAGATAAAGGCATACCAACATTTAAGAAACGTCTTGAACCTCTCAAAAACGCAAGAGTAGTTTTTATTTTTGATGAATGTCATCGCTCTCAGTTTGGTGATAATCACAAAGCTATAAAAGAGTTTTTCCCAAATGCACAGTTATTTGGTTTTACTGGTACTCCTATCTTTGAAGATAATGCTTCTTACAAACAGGTTGATGGAACAGTCGGCTCGTACAAAACAACAAAAGATATTTTTCAAAAACAATTACACGCATATACTATTACGCACGCAATTGATGATCGAAATGTTTTGCGTTTCCATATCGATTATTTTAAACCTGAAAAGAAAGTTGAACCGGGAACAACACAGCACAAGAAAGCAGCAGTTGAAAAAATTCTTGATAAACACGATGCTGCCACACACAATAAAAGGTTTAACGGAATTTTTGCCACTTCCTCAATTAACGATGCGATTGAATATTATGGATTATTCAAAACAACTCAGGCAGAAAAACTAAAGGAAGATTCTAACTATCAAAGCTTAAATATTGCTTGTGTATTTTCACCGCCTGCAGAGGGAAATAAAGATGTTGAGCAGCTTCAGGATGATTTGCTTCAGGAAAAAGAAGATAATAAACAAGCACCCGAAGAAAAGAAAAAAGCTCTTGAAGCAATTATAAAAGATTACAATAGCCAGTACAGTACAAACCATAAATTAAGTGAATTTGATCTTTACTACCAGGACTTACAGCAGCGTATAAAATTTCAGAAATATACCAATGCCGACTATCCGCATAAAAATAAAGTTGATCTGGTAATTGTAGTTGATATGCTTCTCACTGGCTTCGACTCACATTATCTTAATACTTTATATGTAGATAAAAACTTAAAGTACCATGGTTTAATACAGGCTTTTTCCCGCACCAATCGTATTCTAAATGCTACAAAACCATATGGCAACATTCTTGATTTTCGCCAGCCTCAAAGTGAAGTTGATAAAGCTATAGCTTTATTTTCTGGTGAAGATATACAACGTGCTAAAGAAATCTGGTTGGTTGATCCTGCTCCTAAAGTAATTGTAGATTATGAAAAAGCTGTTGCTGAAATGAGCAAGTTTATGCAGAAGAACAATCTTGTTGCAGAACCGCAGGAAGTGTATAACATTAAAGGTGATACTGCTAAAATAGAATTTATTAACCGATTTAAAGAAGTACAGCGGCTTAAAACACAACTTGACCAGTACACCGATTTGAGCGAAGAACAAAAAACAAAAATTGAAACTGTTCTGCCTGAAGATCAATTGCGTTCTTTCAGAAGTTCGTACCTGGAAACAGCTAAGAAGTTAAAAGAATTACAGCAAAAAGATGGTGATACAAGCTCCGATATTCAGCAATTAGATTTTGAATTTGTTTTGTTTGCTTCTGCTACAATAGATTATGATTACATTATGGCGCTTATTGCTAAGTACACCCAGAACAAGCCAGCTAAACAAAAAATGTCACGCGAGCAGCTAATTAGTTTGTTAAGTTCAAGTTCTAACCTGATGGATGAGCGTGATGATATTGCAGAATACATTAAAAGTCTTGAAGCCGGTAAAGCGCTTAATGAAACTGAAATAAAAAATGGCTACCAGACTTTTAAAGCAGAAAAGTACACCAAAGAATTATCTGCTATTGCTAATAAACAGGGATTAGAAATTACTACACTGCAAAATTTTGTAGATGGCATTTTAAACAGAATGATTTTTGATGGAGAACAACTTACAGAACTTTTATCCCCTTTGGATTTAAGCTGGAAAGAACGCAGATTAAAAGAGCTGTCACTGATGGAAGACTTACTGCCTGTATTAAAAAGTTTAACACAAGGGCGTGAAATTTCTGGTCTTAAAGCTTATGAGTAA
- a CDS encoding restriction endonuclease subunit S, with protein sequence MTLIKFEAKEHKRYYISAYQNLLIPVPDPKEQQKIADILSSLDDLIKAENQKLETLKAHKKGLMQNLFPAEGEMVPKLRFKEFNKGWKKVKLKDVSIYFNGGSYENDVKEEGKYELITLKSINTNGQLVSSKRFIDIEVPTLTKGTLVMILSEQAPGLLGMTAIIPTDNKYVLNQRVAEIRPNQEVESYFLSMAINRNQAYFSKHGAGMKVQNISKPNVEKYEFLIPEILEQQKIADCLSSLDKQIESQNQKIETLKLHKKGLMQNLFPNFSG encoded by the coding sequence ATGACTCTAATAAAGTTTGAAGCCAAGGAACATAAGCGCTATTATATTTCTGCTTACCAAAATTTATTGATTCCTGTTCCTGATCCAAAAGAACAACAAAAAATAGCCGATATTCTTTCTTCATTAGATGATTTAATAAAGGCAGAAAATCAGAAACTTGAAACTCTAAAAGCACATAAAAAAGGATTAATGCAAAACCTTTTCCCTGCAGAAGGAGAAATGGTTCCTAAGCTGAGGTTTAAAGAGTTTAACAAGGGTTGGAAAAAAGTGAAATTAAAAGATGTGTCCATATATTTTAACGGTGGTAGTTATGAAAATGATGTTAAAGAAGAAGGTAAGTATGAACTAATAACGCTAAAATCAATTAACACAAATGGTCAGTTGGTCAGTTCTAAGCGTTTTATCGATATTGAAGTTCCTACTCTAACCAAAGGCACTTTAGTTATGATTCTTAGTGAACAAGCCCCTGGGTTACTTGGAATGACAGCTATTATTCCAACCGATAATAAATATGTATTAAACCAACGTGTTGCTGAAATTCGTCCAAATCAAGAAGTTGAAAGCTATTTTTTATCAATGGCAATAAATAGAAATCAAGCCTATTTTAGTAAGCACGGAGCAGGGATGAAAGTCCAAAATATTTCTAAGCCAAATGTTGAAAAGTATGAATTTTTAATTCCTGAAATTCTCGAACAACAAAAAATAGCTGATTGTCTTTCATCTTTAGATAAACAAATCGAATCACAAAATCAAAAGATTGAAACATTAAAGCTTCACAAAAAAGGTTTAATGCAAAATTTATTTCCAAATTTTAGTGGGTAG
- a CDS encoding AAA family ATPase, translating into MSTLAEIAQQLKNSKENIILVYAFNSTGKTQLSVAYKNVTKAANGGKHSGVYYNAFSEDLFVWDNDNVKLTITPSRLNKFHNSFTELDISKKLTPYKPRYEFFFNPNKDSEKGFDSITFYKKGDTTTPIKIARGEERIFIWCFFLTLFDVEAWSGEQNAHFFIDDPVSSLDDHNIFVTASTIFELLENQLDKRKIILTSHHLGIISILDDWLNKGEKKDKFKSKNKVYILERDEEEHSLINPRNSVLLYNLRLLQLLDSAFRSEIYSYHFALLRQVLENIASFLGVGQFSYVLEQIGITPEQRVTDIVNALSHKKVYYFESDLLVDDNKTIFKEVYSKLIQKYNFVIHTD; encoded by the coding sequence ATGAGTACTCTCGCAGAAATAGCACAACAACTTAAAAATAGTAAGGAAAATATCATTCTTGTATATGCTTTTAATTCAACTGGCAAAACTCAACTATCTGTTGCTTATAAAAATGTGACTAAAGCAGCTAATGGTGGTAAGCATTCAGGTGTTTATTACAATGCCTTTAGTGAAGATCTTTTTGTTTGGGACAATGATAACGTAAAACTTACAATTACTCCAAGCAGATTAAATAAATTTCACAACTCATTTACTGAACTCGATATTAGTAAAAAACTAACACCTTATAAGCCTAGATATGAATTCTTCTTTAATCCAAATAAAGATTCTGAAAAAGGTTTTGATTCAATCACCTTTTATAAAAAAGGAGATACAACCACTCCCATTAAAATAGCTAGAGGTGAGGAAAGGATTTTCATCTGGTGCTTCTTTTTAACTCTATTTGATGTGGAAGCCTGGTCCGGTGAACAGAATGCACATTTCTTCATTGATGACCCAGTTTCAAGTTTAGATGATCATAATATTTTTGTAACAGCCTCTACAATTTTTGAATTGCTTGAGAATCAACTTGATAAAAGAAAAATAATATTAACTTCGCACCATTTAGGTATAATTTCAATATTAGATGATTGGCTGAATAAAGGTGAGAAAAAAGATAAATTTAAATCTAAAAATAAAGTCTATATCTTAGAACGTGATGAAGAAGAACATTCATTAATAAATCCAAGAAATAGTGTACTCCTTTATAATTTAAGATTATTGCAATTATTGGACAGTGCGTTTAGGTCAGAAATATATTCTTATCACTTTGCTTTACTAAGGCAAGTGCTTGAAAATATAGCCTCCTTTCTTGGTGTGGGGCAATTTAGTTATGTATTGGAACAAATAGGAATTACACCGGAACAACGAGTTACAGATATTGTTAATGCTTTATCCCATAAAAAGGTTTACTATTTTGAATCAGATCTTTTGGTTGATGATAATAAAACAATATTTAAAGAAGTATATAGTAAATTAATTCAGAAGTATAATTTTGTAATTCATACAGATTAA
- a CDS encoding type I restriction-modification system subunit M, with protein MTAIEQQKLGSTLWDIADNLRGAMNADDFRDYMLSFLFLRYLSDNYEIAAKKELGKDYPQPKEDSKLTPLALWYEANKGDVDDFEKQMRRKVHYVIKPAYLWSNIGELARMQKGELLSTLEEGFKYIENHSFESTFQGLFSEINLSSDKLGRTYEERNSKLCTIIQKIAEGIAKFSTNTDILGDAYEYLIGQFAAGSGKKAGEFYTPQQISTILSKIVTLDSQDPGKGKKKKLDKVYDFACGSGSLLLNVRKQIGSNGIGKIFGQEKNITTYNLARMNMLLHGVKDSEFEIYHGDTLTNDWSVLSELNPAKKLEFDAVVANPPFSYRWEANEKMSEDFRFKSYGLAPKSAADFAFLLHGFHFLSKEGTMAIILPHGVLFRGGAEERIRTKLLKDGNIDTVIGLPSNLFFSTGIPVCILVLKKCKKTDDVLFINASEHYEKGKRQNKLREGENGEPNDIQKIVDTYQNRPGKIERYARTVSMEEIEKNDFNLNISRYVSTSIDEEEIDLLEVNIKLVEIEKDIAKARETHNKFLEDLGLPPV; from the coding sequence ATGACAGCAATAGAACAACAAAAACTTGGTAGTACATTGTGGGACATAGCAGATAATCTACGCGGTGCAATGAATGCAGATGATTTCCGTGATTATATGCTTTCGTTTTTATTCTTACGTTATTTATCTGATAATTATGAAATCGCTGCAAAAAAAGAATTAGGTAAAGATTACCCTCAACCTAAAGAAGATAGTAAACTAACTCCGTTAGCACTCTGGTATGAAGCGAATAAAGGTGATGTAGATGACTTCGAAAAACAAATGCGTAGAAAAGTACATTATGTTATCAAGCCGGCTTATTTATGGAGCAACATTGGCGAACTTGCAAGAATGCAAAAAGGTGAGTTATTAAGTACTCTCGAGGAGGGTTTTAAATACATTGAAAATCATTCTTTTGAAAGCACATTTCAGGGTTTATTCTCAGAAATCAATTTAAGTTCAGATAAACTTGGTAGAACATACGAAGAACGAAACAGCAAGCTTTGTACAATCATTCAAAAAATTGCAGAAGGCATCGCAAAGTTTTCTACAAATACAGATATACTTGGGGATGCTTACGAATATTTAATTGGACAATTTGCCGCCGGCTCAGGTAAAAAAGCTGGTGAGTTTTATACACCACAACAAATCTCTACTATACTTTCAAAAATTGTAACACTTGATAGTCAGGATCCAGGTAAAGGCAAAAAGAAAAAGCTTGATAAGGTTTATGATTTTGCTTGCGGTTCAGGTTCTTTGCTATTAAATGTTCGTAAACAAATCGGGTCAAATGGCATTGGTAAAATATTCGGGCAGGAAAAAAACATTACTACATACAACCTGGCACGTATGAATATGCTATTACACGGTGTTAAAGATTCAGAATTTGAAATCTATCACGGCGATACACTTACAAATGATTGGTCAGTACTTAGCGAATTAAACCCCGCAAAAAAATTAGAATTTGATGCTGTTGTTGCAAACCCCCCATTTAGTTATAGGTGGGAAGCAAATGAAAAAATGAGTGAAGATTTTCGTTTTAAAAGTTATGGGCTTGCACCAAAATCCGCAGCAGATTTTGCTTTTTTATTACACGGTTTTCATTTCCTCAGCAAAGAAGGAACAATGGCTATCATCCTTCCTCACGGAGTTTTGTTCAGAGGTGGTGCAGAAGAAAGAATTAGAACAAAATTATTAAAAGATGGGAATATAGATACTGTAATTGGTTTACCATCTAATTTGTTCTTTTCAACTGGCATACCTGTTTGTATCCTTGTACTAAAGAAATGCAAAAAGACAGATGATGTTTTATTTATTAATGCAAGTGAACATTATGAAAAAGGCAAACGACAAAACAAACTGCGCGAAGGTGAGAATGGTGAACCAAATGATATTCAGAAAATAGTAGACACCTATCAGAATCGTCCGGGAAAAATTGAACGATACGCTCGTACAGTATCAATGGAAGAAATTGAAAAAAATGATTTCAATCTTAACATTTCCCGTTACGTTAGCACTTCCATAGACGAAGAAGAAATTGATTTACTGGAAGTAAATATAAAACTTGTAGAAATAGAAAAAGATATTGCTAAAGCAAGGGAAACACATAACAAATTCTTAGAAGACTTGGGGTTACCTCCGGTTTAA
- a CDS encoding AAA family ATPase: MNYLFIILIIVFAFYFFHKFRHNKNVKLPTQKFDFIITDEIKEIINLLKTTNESIFITGKAGTGKSSLLKHFIKSTRKKYVVLAPTGIAALNVSGQTIHSFFRFPPTIINPDQIQPDYVRAELFKNLGMVIIDEVSMVRADLMNGIDIALRKNRNRINEPFGGVQMIFIGDLFQLPPVLTDKDRYQIIRTYGGQYFFDAPVFKSFKYNFSELTTIFRQSEEQYQFKTLLNHIRNNEVSFEDMALLNSRHKDNKGEHVDSIFLTSRKNIARQINKDKLENLPGKKYSLVGTLSGKYAKDKDSDNDKLDDNLPAPHNLELKIGAQVMMLRNDPAKRWVNGSIGKIVKIDDNKIVINLYGNRYNVEKESWKEVEFVLNNKTKEIEEKIIAGFSQFPIQLAYAMTIHKSQGKTFDKITIDIGSGAFAHGQIYVALSRCKTLEGIILNNPIQNKDIIVDPRVIEYYKTNSTPVPVIKPEPQDFQPIILNQLKSAIDNGSTVKILYENLNGETTERILSNLQFTDEFNTYGYNHQHIKAYCHLRKDERNFKIERIREISVVNQ, translated from the coding sequence ATGAATTATTTATTCATAATACTTATAATAGTATTTGCGTTTTATTTTTTTCACAAGTTTAGACATAATAAAAACGTAAAACTTCCCACACAAAAGTTTGATTTTATTATAACGGATGAGATCAAAGAAATCATCAATCTTCTAAAAACCACAAATGAAAGTATATTTATAACTGGAAAAGCAGGGACGGGTAAATCATCCTTATTAAAACATTTTATTAAATCCACCAGGAAAAAATATGTTGTGTTGGCTCCAACAGGTATCGCAGCACTAAATGTTAGTGGTCAGACTATTCATTCATTCTTTCGGTTCCCACCTACTATCATAAATCCTGATCAAATTCAACCTGATTATGTTCGTGCTGAACTATTTAAAAATTTGGGAATGGTTATTATTGATGAAGTATCAATGGTTAGAGCAGATTTAATGAATGGGATAGATATTGCACTGAGAAAAAATCGTAATAGAATAAACGAACCCTTTGGCGGTGTTCAAATGATATTCATTGGTGATCTGTTCCAGCTTCCTCCCGTATTAACTGATAAGGATCGGTATCAAATTATAAGAACTTATGGGGGGCAATACTTTTTTGATGCACCAGTATTTAAATCCTTTAAATACAACTTTAGTGAACTCACAACAATATTTAGACAATCCGAAGAGCAGTATCAATTCAAAACCTTGCTTAATCACATAAGGAATAATGAAGTTTCTTTTGAGGATATGGCTTTGCTAAATTCTCGTCACAAAGATAATAAGGGCGAACATGTTGATTCAATTTTTCTGACTTCAAGAAAAAATATTGCGCGTCAGATTAACAAGGATAAACTTGAAAATCTTCCCGGTAAAAAATATTCATTGGTTGGTACACTTAGTGGTAAATACGCAAAAGATAAAGACTCTGATAATGATAAATTGGATGATAATTTACCTGCCCCTCATAATTTAGAATTAAAAATTGGGGCGCAAGTTATGATGTTGAGAAATGATCCTGCGAAACGATGGGTTAATGGTAGCATTGGCAAAATAGTAAAAATAGATGATAACAAAATTGTCATTAATTTATATGGTAACAGGTATAATGTTGAAAAGGAAAGTTGGAAGGAAGTTGAATTTGTCTTAAACAATAAGACGAAAGAAATTGAAGAAAAAATTATTGCCGGATTCAGTCAGTTTCCAATTCAACTTGCCTATGCAATGACAATTCACAAAAGTCAGGGGAAGACATTTGATAAAATCACCATAGATATTGGCTCGGGTGCATTCGCTCATGGTCAAATATATGTAGCTCTCAGTAGATGTAAAACTTTAGAAGGAATTATCTTAAACAATCCTATTCAGAATAAAGATATTATTGTAGATCCTCGTGTAATAGAATACTATAAAACCAATTCCACTCCAGTTCCAGTTATTAAACCAGAGCCACAAGATTTTCAACCAATCATACTTAACCAATTAAAATCGGCAATAGATAATGGCTCAACCGTAAAAATTTTATATGAGAATTTGAATGGCGAAACTACAGAGCGTATTTTAAGTAATCTTCAATTCACTGATGAGTTCAATACTTATGGCTATAATCATCAACACATAAAAGCATATTGCCATTTAAGAAAAGACGAAAGAAATTTTAAAATTGAAAGAATAAGAGAAATATCGGTTGTAAATCAATAG
- a CDS encoding DUF91 domain-containing protein, whose product MPDIKLFNITNNKAIELDGSSVKVEKTLQTLIEKNLDTFLGVTFLQSEYSTGHKTTGRIDTLGIDENNCPVIIEYKRETNQNVVTQGLYYLDWLLDHKAEFQLLVMNKKGKESANNIEWSNSRLICIAGDYTRYDSHAVEQMNRNIELIRYKKFDNLLLFELVSVQSEASKAKKKTKEQAPEIKKYKTVAEFYEGCSDDLKNRFEELTQFINNLGDGIQLKKMKWYFAFKKIKTFASFAFQPRGNTIQMWVHADLRKIKFEKGFTKDVSNIGHHGIGNLEVRINNSEDLEKAKPLILKSYELS is encoded by the coding sequence ATGCCAGACATAAAACTCTTTAACATAACTAACAACAAAGCAATCGAACTCGATGGTAGTTCTGTGAAAGTTGAAAAGACACTTCAAACTCTTATCGAAAAAAATCTCGATACTTTTCTTGGAGTGACATTCCTTCAAAGCGAATATTCAACCGGTCATAAAACTACCGGCAGGATAGACACACTTGGTATTGATGAAAACAATTGCCCTGTTATCATCGAATACAAAAGAGAAACTAATCAGAATGTCGTAACCCAGGGCTTATACTATCTCGACTGGCTCCTCGATCACAAAGCAGAATTCCAGCTACTCGTGATGAACAAAAAAGGAAAAGAATCTGCTAATAACATTGAATGGTCTAACTCTCGTCTGATCTGTATAGCGGGTGATTACACCCGTTATGACAGCCACGCAGTAGAACAAATGAACCGCAACATTGAACTCATTCGTTATAAAAAATTCGATAACCTTCTTCTCTTTGAACTTGTATCAGTACAATCAGAGGCATCAAAAGCCAAGAAAAAAACAAAAGAACAAGCTCCGGAAATAAAAAAATATAAAACAGTAGCTGAATTTTACGAAGGCTGTAGCGATGATTTAAAAAACAGGTTTGAAGAACTGACGCAATTTATAAATAACCTTGGTGATGGAATCCAGTTAAAAAAAATGAAATGGTATTTTGCTTTTAAGAAAATCAAAACCTTTGCATCATTTGCTTTTCAGCCAAGAGGTAATACAATACAGATGTGGGTACATGCTGATTTGCGTAAAATAAAATTCGAGAAAGGCTTCACTAAAGATGTATCAAACATCGGTCATCACGGAATCGGAAACCTTGAAGTAAGAATAAATAACTCCGAAGATTTAGAAAAAGCAAAACCCTTAATCCTAAAAAGTTATGAATTAAGCTGA
- a CDS encoding 3'-5' exonuclease, producing the protein MPLVLTRPLVFFDLETTGTDISQDRIVEISILKLHPDSREETLTTKVNPGIPIPTGATAVHGITDKDVADKPTFSALASALLEILDGSDLCGYNLLKFDFPLLRMEFARYGVEFDITGIRLIDPMRIFMKKEPRDLTSALKFYCNEELTDAHTAEADTIAAKKILLSQTEKYSDLPTDVEGLSNYTTEGQKRNADITGKLIFNETNEIVYNFGKHIGKKVTTHPDYAAWMLNSDFPADTKTILRNLLNI; encoded by the coding sequence ATGCCGTTAGTTTTGACCCGCCCATTAGTTTTTTTTGATCTTGAAACAACAGGCACAGATATATCACAGGACCGCATTGTTGAGATCAGCATACTAAAATTACACCCCGACAGCCGCGAAGAAACTCTTACCACCAAAGTTAATCCGGGAATTCCTATTCCTACCGGTGCAACTGCCGTTCATGGTATAACCGATAAAGACGTAGCAGACAAACCAACTTTCTCAGCCTTAGCCTCTGCCCTGCTTGAAATTCTTGACGGTTCAGATTTATGCGGTTACAACCTTCTTAAATTCGACTTCCCTCTTCTAAGAATGGAATTTGCAAGATATGGTGTAGAGTTTGACATTACAGGAATTAGATTGATAGACCCTATGCGCATTTTTATGAAAAAAGAACCAAGGGATTTAACATCAGCATTAAAGTTTTATTGTAATGAAGAACTAACAGACGCACACACAGCAGAAGCAGATACAATAGCAGCAAAAAAAATTCTACTCTCACAAACTGAAAAATACTCCGACCTGCCCACCGATGTTGAAGGACTCTCAAACTATACAACAGAAGGACAAAAAAGAAACGCTGACATCACAGGCAAACTCATATTCAACGAAACAAACGAAATAGTTTACAACTTCGGAAAACACATAGGTAAGAAAGTAACCACCCACCCTGACTACGCCGCCTGGATGCTCAACTCCGACTTCCCCGCCGACACCAAAACAATCCTCCGAAACTTACTTAACATCTGA
- a CDS encoding T9SS type A sorting domain-containing protein, producing MTRLKILTHFPTLYPNPFNPTTTINYDLPTADFVTLAVYDILANEITTLVNEFQQAGSHKIIFDASTLSSSIYFYILKTQQHTSTQKMLYLK from the coding sequence ATAACACGCTTAAAAATTCTAACTCATTTTCCAACGTTATACCCAAACCCATTCAACCCCACAACCACAATCAATTATGATTTACCAACAGCTGATTTCGTAACACTTGCAGTTTATGATATTTTAGCAAATGAAATAACAACCCTGGTAAACGAATTCCAACAAGCAGGCTCGCATAAAATAATATTCGATGCCTCAACCCTCTCCTCAAGCATTTATTTTTATATACTCAAAACTCAACAACACACTTCAACACAAAAAATGTTGTATCTAAAATAA